A portion of the Paenibacillus hamazuiensis genome contains these proteins:
- the yqfD gene encoding sporulation protein YqfD: MKSSFFAKWRGYVLVEIKGRQLERLINLMVQKGFQLWDIRFSDETAVRLYIGLKDFFRLRPLLKETGSRIRTKERHGFPFMMDKLWKRKFFAAGLIGFVIGIYVLSSIIWRVQVEGNDTIETSRILEAAKQQGIYELQWKFRLKDPEMLARQLQTALPGTAWVGVEVRGTHVVIKVVESKLPEQKPLSSPRHMVASKNALVTSIFAEKGKPLVKANTYVRKGDILISGIIGDEQHQQTVVASGKVKGIVWYTPKVEVPLTQEYKVYTGDVKKRFYLVFGSRGLQVTGYGKVPFERFETVPELHQLQWRSWTLPIGWMNERVMEVNMIEQPIDPQEAKKIGLEQARSEIVAAAGPDAKVVSEKILHEKAENGKVYMEVHLEVEEYIMEELPIVP; this comes from the coding sequence GTGAAATCGTCGTTTTTTGCCAAGTGGAGAGGTTATGTGCTGGTTGAAATCAAGGGACGCCAGCTGGAGAGGCTCATCAATTTGATGGTGCAGAAAGGGTTTCAGCTTTGGGATATCCGATTTTCGGACGAGACCGCCGTGCGGCTGTACATCGGGCTGAAAGATTTTTTCCGGCTGCGCCCGCTGCTGAAGGAGACAGGCTCCCGCATCCGCACCAAGGAGCGGCACGGGTTTCCTTTCATGATGGACAAACTGTGGAAACGTAAATTTTTCGCCGCCGGGCTGATCGGTTTCGTCATCGGCATTTATGTGCTTTCTTCGATCATTTGGCGCGTTCAGGTGGAGGGCAACGATACGATCGAGACAAGCCGCATTCTCGAAGCGGCGAAGCAGCAAGGAATTTACGAGCTGCAGTGGAAATTCCGCCTGAAGGACCCGGAAATGCTGGCTCGCCAGCTGCAAACGGCTTTGCCCGGCACCGCCTGGGTCGGAGTCGAAGTCCGCGGCACGCACGTGGTCATCAAGGTGGTGGAGTCGAAGCTGCCGGAGCAAAAGCCGCTCAGCAGCCCGAGGCATATGGTGGCGAGCAAAAACGCGCTGGTGACGAGCATTTTCGCGGAGAAGGGGAAACCTCTCGTGAAAGCCAATACGTATGTCCGCAAAGGGGACATCCTTATTTCCGGCATTATTGGGGACGAGCAGCATCAGCAGACGGTGGTGGCGAGCGGGAAAGTGAAAGGAATCGTTTGGTATACGCCGAAGGTGGAGGTCCCTTTGACGCAGGAGTATAAAGTGTACACCGGGGACGTGAAGAAGCGGTTTTATCTCGTTTTCGGCTCCCGCGGCTTGCAGGTGACGGGCTACGGCAAAGTGCCCTTCGAGCGGTTCGAAACGGTACCCGAGCTTCACCAGCTGCAGTGGCGCAGCTGGACGCTGCCTATCGGCTGGATGAACGAACGCGTAATGGAAGTGAATATGATAGAGCAGCCGATCGATCCGCAGGAGGCGAAAAAAATCGGACTGGAGCAGGCCAGGTCGGAAATTGTCGCCGCCGCCGGGCCGGATGCGAAGGTCGTCAGCGAAAAAATTTTGCATGAAAAGGCGGAGAATGGTAAAGTTTATATGGAAGTACATCTGGAAGTCGAAGAGTACATCATGGAAGAGCTGCCTATCGTCCCGTGA
- a CDS encoding GntR family transcriptional regulator, which translates to MKVIFNNRDPVYLQVVRYFKQEIATGRLQAGQEIPSRRELAGLLEINPNTAQKAYKEMEEQGLIRTEGNSPSRITTDRSVLSSIREELILEAVHTFVSQVKTIDVPLDELLQIVKETYTAERAKEQGEP; encoded by the coding sequence ATGAAGGTGATATTCAATAACCGGGATCCGGTTTATTTGCAGGTGGTCCGGTATTTCAAGCAGGAAATCGCCACCGGCAGGCTGCAGGCAGGCCAAGAGATCCCGTCGCGGCGCGAGCTGGCGGGACTTCTCGAAATTAACCCGAATACCGCGCAGAAGGCTTACAAGGAAATGGAGGAACAAGGATTGATTCGTACGGAAGGCAATTCCCCAAGCCGCATTACGACGGACCGGAGCGTGCTCAGTTCGATCCGTGAGGAGCTCATTTTGGAGGCGGTCCATACGTTCGTTTCGCAGGTTAAAACTATCGATGTCCCTTTGGACGAGCTGCTGCAAATAGTGAAAGAAACTTATACGGCAGAGCGGGCCAAGGAACAGGGGGAACCATGA
- the rpsU gene encoding 30S ribosomal protein S21 yields the protein MSETRVRKNETIDAALRRFKRSIAKDGVLAEVKKRKHYEKPSVKRKKKSEAARKRKF from the coding sequence GTGTCAGAAACTCGAGTTCGCAAGAATGAAACAATAGATGCTGCACTTCGTCGCTTTAAGCGCTCCATCGCCAAGGACGGCGTTCTAGCGGAAGTTAAAAAGCGCAAGCATTATGAGAAGCCTAGCGTAAAGCGCAAGAAAAAATCCGAGGCTGCTCGTAAGAGAAAGTTCTAG
- a CDS encoding GatB/YqeY domain-containing protein: MSLSERLNEDMKQAMKSQDKFKLSVIRMVRAAIKNIEIDQRKTLDDNEVLDVLNREIKQRRDSLQEFEKAGRADLAENLQAELAILSEYMPQQLTDEEVKAIVEQTIQEVGASSKADMGKVMGALMPKVKGRADGKLVNQLVQQSLS, translated from the coding sequence ATGAGCTTAAGCGAGAGATTGAACGAAGACATGAAGCAAGCGATGAAGAGTCAAGACAAGTTTAAACTCTCCGTAATCCGTATGGTTCGAGCCGCTATCAAAAACATTGAGATAGATCAGCGTAAAACCTTAGATGACAATGAAGTGCTTGACGTTCTGAATCGTGAGATCAAACAGCGAAGAGATTCCCTCCAAGAATTTGAGAAAGCCGGGCGTGCCGACTTGGCCGAGAATTTGCAGGCGGAACTCGCCATATTGTCCGAATACATGCCGCAGCAGTTAACTGACGAAGAAGTAAAAGCCATTGTAGAGCAGACCATCCAAGAAGTGGGAGCTTCTTCGAAAGCGGACATGGGCAAGGTCATGGGCGCACTGATGCCTAAGGTCAAGGGACGTGCTGACGGCAAGTTGGTTAACCAGCTTGTTCAGCAAAGCCTATCATAA
- a CDS encoding histidine triad nucleotide-binding protein, whose translation MDCIFCKIVEGTIPSKKVLENEHVVAFHDIQPAAPVHVLVIPKKHIASMNDVGQDDWGLMGEVLRAAQQVAQETGIAESGYRLVNNCGAEGGQVVYHLHVHVMGGEKLGPLNSK comes from the coding sequence ATGGACTGTATTTTTTGCAAAATCGTAGAGGGAACGATCCCTTCCAAGAAGGTGCTCGAAAACGAACATGTCGTTGCATTTCACGACATTCAGCCGGCCGCTCCGGTGCACGTGCTGGTCATTCCCAAGAAGCATATCGCTTCGATGAATGATGTAGGTCAGGACGATTGGGGACTGATGGGCGAGGTGCTCCGTGCCGCGCAGCAGGTCGCCCAAGAAACCGGAATCGCAGAATCGGGCTACCGCCTCGTCAACAACTGCGGCGCCGAAGGCGGGCAAGTCGTGTACCACCTGCATGTTCATGTCATGGGCGGCGAAAAATTAGGGCCGCTTAACAGTAAGTAA
- a CDS encoding ABC transporter ATP-binding protein translates to MIQVTGLTKKYGRKKVLNGVSFTAEKGQITCLIGINGVGKSTIMKAIMGLTPIQGGQISIDGQPVDKRIYEKVAFIPDTITMPPQMTVGEALLFMSDFYDKWNEKRAEELLAFFKLNRTDRISELSKGNAAKANMLLGLAMDVDYLLMDEPFSGIDMFSREQIAKVFTSHLIEDRGVLITTHEIQDIEHLIDKAVLLDQGSVLKEFQTEDLRLSEGKSVVDVMREVYMG, encoded by the coding sequence ATGATTCAAGTAACGGGATTGACGAAAAAATACGGGCGGAAAAAAGTGCTGAACGGCGTCAGCTTTACCGCGGAGAAAGGGCAAATAACATGCCTGATCGGCATTAACGGCGTCGGCAAATCGACGATCATGAAGGCGATCATGGGGCTTACCCCGATACAAGGCGGTCAAATTTCGATCGACGGTCAACCGGTCGACAAACGCATTTACGAAAAGGTGGCCTTTATTCCGGATACGATTACGATGCCGCCGCAGATGACGGTAGGCGAAGCGCTTCTTTTTATGAGCGATTTTTACGACAAATGGAACGAAAAACGGGCCGAGGAGCTTCTCGCCTTTTTCAAGCTGAACCGCACCGATCGGATCTCGGAGCTGTCGAAGGGGAACGCCGCCAAAGCGAACATGCTGCTCGGGCTCGCCATGGATGTGGATTATTTGCTGATGGACGAACCGTTCTCGGGCATTGACATGTTCAGCCGCGAGCAGATCGCCAAGGTGTTCACAAGCCATCTCATCGAAGACCGCGGCGTGCTGATCACGACCCACGAGATCCAGGATATCGAGCATTTGATCGACAAGGCGGTGCTGTTGGATCAAGGAAGCGTGCTGAAGGAATTCCAGACGGAGGACCTTCGCCTGTCCGAAGGAAAATCCGTCGTAGACGTCATGAGAGAGGTGTATATGGGATGA
- a CDS encoding methyl-accepting chemotaxis protein, whose translation MKPLFIVFSQKKVTDLLGRMASGDFSSGSPAAERYKHPLVFMVKKAMEGLKALIRIVEGSSQKLHKHVETMSAKSQLVAEQVDGVTTTIKEIAEGIQDSAENTQQVAEQMSRMHSLLQDVNKMNGAVVADAAAFVAKMQEGKQEISSAARQMGTITEESRRVGERMASLEAALEMISETTRLISDISTQTQLLALNANIEAARAGEHGKGFAVVAQEITKLAGQTKQATEGIAEHLEALSSQAEELRGSIGQMQGTVVSGMGIMQKAYTKYEDMERFLDGLAGNMKQVETSLEGVTGSTSAIADSINHISSMIQQVAAGSEEVLASAEVQQGHIVQMNDVIQEARRASMSLRSAVSQFKLPDSGHMHPLQAVMDSWVETALHIRLIMVNLIEATEESKIAFWKQELAMCDERIERYFNRLESGLRSDRDRECCSRLVASWNHYKEARDQNVTWMEQKEYERAKQGVRETARLRFKQAVDFAYEWMERAD comes from the coding sequence ATGAAACCATTATTTATCGTATTTTCGCAAAAGAAAGTGACGGATTTGCTCGGCCGGATGGCATCGGGGGATTTCAGCTCGGGAAGTCCGGCGGCGGAACGTTACAAACATCCGCTTGTTTTTATGGTGAAAAAAGCGATGGAAGGTCTTAAGGCGCTCATCCGCATCGTGGAAGGAAGTTCCCAGAAACTCCATAAGCATGTGGAAACGATGAGTGCCAAATCCCAGCTTGTCGCCGAGCAGGTCGACGGAGTTACGACGACGATCAAGGAAATCGCGGAAGGGATTCAGGATTCGGCCGAAAATACGCAGCAGGTCGCTGAGCAGATGAGCCGCATGCACTCGCTGCTGCAGGATGTGAACAAGATGAATGGGGCTGTAGTTGCGGACGCGGCAGCTTTTGTGGCGAAGATGCAGGAAGGCAAGCAGGAAATCTCCTCCGCCGCCCGGCAGATGGGCACCATTACGGAAGAGAGCCGGCGTGTCGGCGAGCGGATGGCGAGCCTGGAAGCGGCGCTGGAGATGATCTCCGAGACGACGAGACTGATCTCGGACATTTCCACGCAAACGCAGCTTCTCGCGCTGAATGCGAATATCGAAGCCGCGCGTGCGGGCGAGCATGGCAAAGGGTTTGCCGTCGTCGCGCAGGAAATCACGAAGCTTGCGGGCCAAACGAAGCAGGCGACCGAAGGTATTGCAGAGCATCTGGAGGCGCTGTCCTCACAAGCGGAGGAGCTGCGCGGCTCCATCGGACAAATGCAGGGAACCGTCGTCTCCGGCATGGGGATCATGCAAAAAGCATATACGAAATACGAAGATATGGAACGTTTTCTGGACGGTCTTGCCGGAAATATGAAGCAGGTGGAGACCAGTCTCGAAGGGGTGACCGGGAGTACCTCGGCCATCGCCGATTCGATCAATCACATCTCTTCCATGATACAGCAGGTGGCGGCGGGCAGCGAGGAAGTACTTGCCTCGGCAGAAGTGCAGCAAGGCCATATCGTCCAGATGAACGACGTTATACAGGAGGCGAGGCGCGCCAGCATGTCGCTTCGTTCGGCGGTTTCGCAATTCAAGCTGCCTGACAGCGGTCATATGCACCCGCTTCAAGCCGTCATGGACTCTTGGGTGGAGACGGCGCTTCATATTCGGCTGATCATGGTGAATCTGATCGAAGCGACGGAGGAGTCGAAAATCGCTTTTTGGAAGCAGGAGCTCGCGATGTGCGATGAGCGGATCGAGCGGTATTTTAATCGGCTTGAGTCAGGGCTGCGATCGGATCGCGACCGGGAGTGCTGCAGCCGGCTTGTGGCGAGCTGGAATCATTATAAGGAAGCGCGCGATCAAAATGTGACGTGGATGGAGCAAAAAGAATACGAACGAGCCAAGCAGGGGGTGCGTGAAACGGCTCGTTTACGATTCAAGCAGGCGGTCGATTTCGCATATGAATGGATGGAGCGCGCAGATTAA
- the floA gene encoding flotillin-like protein FloA (flotillin-like protein involved in membrane lipid rafts) → MDSLVYMLLLGVLAIIALSVFFSFVPVMLWISALASGVYVGIFTLVAMRLRRVVPSRIVNPLIKATKAGITLSINQLESHFLAGGNVDRVVNALIAAHRANIELPFERAAAIDLAGRDVLQAVQMSVNPRVIETPTVSAVAKDGIEVKVIARVTVRANIDRLVGGAGEETIIARVGEGIVTTVGSSGSHKEVLENPDKISRTVLDKGLDAGTAFEILSIDIADVDVGKNIGAHLQTEQAEADKRIAQAKAEERRAMAVAQEQEMNARVVEMRAKVVEAESQLPLAMAEALREGKMGVMDYMNLKNIDADTQMRASLGKAADPNKNEKE, encoded by the coding sequence ATGGATTCTCTCGTTTATATGCTTCTTCTCGGAGTGCTGGCGATTATCGCGTTATCCGTCTTTTTCAGCTTCGTTCCGGTAATGCTGTGGATTTCCGCGCTCGCTTCCGGAGTGTATGTGGGCATTTTTACGCTGGTGGCGATGAGACTGCGCCGCGTCGTTCCGAGTCGGATCGTCAATCCGCTCATTAAGGCGACGAAAGCCGGAATTACCCTGTCGATCAACCAGTTGGAAAGCCACTTTTTGGCGGGCGGCAATGTCGATCGCGTCGTCAACGCGCTGATTGCGGCCCACCGGGCCAATATCGAGCTGCCGTTCGAGCGCGCAGCCGCCATCGATCTCGCGGGACGCGACGTTTTGCAGGCGGTGCAGATGAGCGTCAACCCGCGCGTCATCGAGACGCCTACCGTTTCCGCCGTTGCCAAGGACGGCATCGAAGTGAAGGTCATTGCGCGCGTCACGGTACGCGCCAACATCGACCGTCTCGTCGGCGGTGCCGGCGAGGAAACGATCATTGCCCGCGTCGGGGAAGGGATTGTCACGACGGTAGGTTCTTCGGGATCGCATAAGGAAGTGCTGGAAAATCCGGATAAGATTTCGCGTACCGTGTTAGATAAAGGGCTCGATGCGGGGACGGCGTTCGAAATTTTGTCCATCGATATTGCCGATGTCGATGTCGGCAAAAACATCGGCGCCCACCTGCAGACGGAGCAGGCGGAGGCGGATAAACGCATCGCGCAGGCGAAAGCGGAGGAACGCCGGGCTATGGCGGTCGCGCAGGAGCAGGAAATGAACGCGCGCGTCGTCGAGATGAGGGCGAAGGTGGTCGAAGCCGAATCGCAGCTGCCGCTGGCGATGGCCGAAGCGCTTCGCGAAGGTAAAATGGGGGTCATGGACTACATGAATCTGAAAAACATCGACGCGGATACGCAAATGCGCGCTTCGCTCGGCAAAGCGGCCGATCCGAACAAAAATGAGAAGGAATGA
- a CDS encoding PhoH family protein, which translates to MDNANIVKIALKNTAEGLALFGPQDKFLHLIENEIKAQIFTREEEIVIQGDAEQVSALQQLFEVLLQLIRNNYTLNERDVHYAVELAKQMKADQLLDLFKGEITTTYKGKPIRVKTIGQKQYITAIRKKDIVFGIGPAGTGKTYLAVVLAVAALKEGKVKRIVLTRPAVEAGESLGFLPGDLQEKVDPYLRPLYDALNDVLGPEHVVKSLERGLIEIAPLAYMRGRTLDDSFIILDEAQNTTPEQMKMFLTRLGFGSKMVITGDVTQIDLPRGKSSGLVEARRILRNIEEIGFITFAEEDVVRHSLVQKIIVAYNEDKEK; encoded by the coding sequence ATCGACAATGCAAACATCGTGAAAATTGCGCTGAAAAATACGGCGGAAGGGCTCGCTTTGTTCGGGCCGCAGGATAAATTTCTTCATTTGATCGAAAATGAAATCAAGGCGCAAATCTTTACCCGCGAAGAGGAAATTGTCATTCAGGGCGATGCGGAGCAAGTATCCGCGCTGCAGCAATTATTCGAGGTTCTCCTTCAATTGATCCGAAACAATTATACCTTAAACGAACGGGACGTCCATTATGCGGTCGAATTGGCCAAGCAAATGAAGGCGGACCAGCTCCTCGACTTGTTCAAAGGGGAAATTACGACCACGTACAAAGGCAAGCCGATTCGCGTCAAAACGATCGGCCAGAAGCAATATATTACCGCTATCCGGAAAAAAGACATCGTGTTCGGGATCGGGCCGGCCGGCACCGGCAAGACGTATTTGGCCGTCGTTCTCGCCGTTGCGGCGCTTAAGGAAGGCAAGGTTAAGCGGATCGTGCTGACCCGGCCGGCCGTCGAAGCGGGCGAAAGCCTCGGATTTTTGCCCGGCGATTTGCAGGAGAAGGTTGACCCGTATTTGCGGCCGTTGTATGATGCACTTAATGATGTGCTCGGTCCCGAACATGTCGTCAAGTCTCTCGAGCGAGGCCTTATTGAAATAGCGCCGCTCGCCTATATGAGGGGCCGCACGCTTGACGACTCGTTCATTATTTTGGACGAGGCGCAAAATACGACGCCGGAGCAGATGAAGATGTTTTTGACGCGGCTCGGTTTCGGTTCGAAGATGGTTATTACCGGGGACGTGACGCAAATCGATTTGCCCCGGGGCAAATCGTCCGGCCTTGTGGAGGCCCGGCGCATTTTGCGCAATATCGAGGAGATCGGTTTCATTACATTTGCCGAGGAAGACGTCGTCAGACATTCGTTGGTTCAAAAGATCATTGTCGCTTATAATGAGGATAAGGAAAAATAG
- a CDS encoding NfeD family protein has protein sequence MNPSVKKVGVMLLMWLLALSVIGGAAVAAEPRAVPPPVHSAASAPVVVVPVHQTIETGLEKFLQRAFREAELSRAMYIVLDIDTLGGRVDSAEEIGEAVRSSRIPVIAYVHGKAVSAGSYIALNAHAIVMEPGSSIGAAAVVDGAGKEVESAKVVAHWASEMRAAAELRGRDPRIAEAMVDKNAGVEMAAIHRTVQKGELVSLTAEEAVAVGYAEKIVKDLNEVLQYLNAADHPVQTIEPTPAEKLARFLTSPYVAALLLVIGLAGIAIELFVPGFGLPGILGLLGFGLYFFGHYMAGFAGIEDVVLFAIGAVLLVIEIFVPSFGILGIIGIACLFGSVVMAAYNTKQAAISLGIAFLIAAVVVAVVVKIFKHRGIWNRFILRERLDTDQGFVASPPKTQLLGSSGVAVTPLRPSGIAEIGGRRVDVVTSGEFIPVHTEVVVIAVEGPRVVVSAVKHS, from the coding sequence GTGAATCCATCGGTAAAAAAGGTCGGCGTTATGCTGCTTATGTGGCTTCTGGCGCTGTCCGTCATCGGAGGGGCGGCGGTTGCGGCGGAGCCGCGGGCCGTTCCGCCGCCGGTTCATTCGGCAGCTTCCGCTCCTGTTGTTGTCGTTCCGGTACACCAAACGATCGAAACGGGGCTGGAAAAATTTTTGCAGCGGGCGTTTCGGGAGGCGGAGTTGTCGCGGGCGATGTATATCGTGCTCGACATCGATACGCTCGGCGGACGAGTCGATTCAGCCGAGGAAATCGGAGAGGCGGTCCGGTCGAGCCGGATTCCCGTCATCGCCTACGTTCATGGAAAGGCGGTATCCGCGGGGAGTTATATCGCGCTGAATGCCCATGCGATCGTGATGGAGCCGGGCAGTTCGATCGGGGCAGCCGCGGTTGTTGACGGAGCCGGCAAGGAGGTGGAGAGCGCCAAAGTCGTCGCACACTGGGCCAGCGAGATGCGCGCTGCGGCGGAACTGAGAGGGCGGGACCCGCGCATTGCCGAAGCGATGGTCGACAAAAACGCGGGCGTGGAGATGGCCGCGATTCACCGCACGGTGCAGAAAGGCGAGCTGGTCAGCCTAACGGCCGAAGAGGCGGTCGCCGTCGGTTACGCCGAAAAGATCGTCAAAGACTTGAACGAGGTGCTGCAGTACCTGAATGCGGCAGACCACCCGGTACAGACGATCGAACCGACGCCGGCCGAGAAGCTGGCGCGCTTTTTGACGAGTCCGTACGTGGCGGCACTGCTGCTGGTTATCGGGCTTGCCGGCATTGCGATCGAGCTGTTCGTACCCGGGTTCGGATTGCCCGGTATACTGGGATTGCTTGGTTTCGGGCTTTATTTTTTCGGCCACTATATGGCCGGTTTCGCCGGGATCGAGGACGTGGTGCTGTTTGCGATCGGTGCCGTTCTGCTTGTTATCGAAATTTTTGTGCCCAGCTTCGGCATACTCGGGATTATCGGCATTGCTTGTCTGTTCGGAAGCGTCGTCATGGCCGCATATAATACGAAGCAGGCGGCCATATCGCTGGGGATTGCGTTTCTGATCGCCGCAGTCGTCGTGGCTGTCGTCGTCAAGATTTTCAAACACCGCGGAATTTGGAACAGGTTTATTTTGCGGGAACGTTTGGACACCGACCAGGGGTTCGTAGCGAGCCCGCCGAAAACGCAATTGCTCGGGTCGTCCGGTGTGGCGGTTACTCCGCTTCGGCCGTCCGGAATCGCCGAAATCGGAGGGCGGCGCGTCGATGTCGTGACGAGCGGCGAGTTTATTCCGGTTCATACGGAGGTTGTGGTCATAGCAGTCGAAGGCCCCCGCGTCGTCGTTTCCGCCGTCAAACATTCGTAA
- a CDS encoding cation diffusion facilitator family transporter translates to MDPEPERENWIELIKKGNKSSALAMVGNAFIAAAKGIGAAMSGSGAMFASAMHSLADSINQGFVFAGSVLAEKKPTRQFPTGFGRVINIFCMVAVIVVSIMAYETIREGWHLVQHPVQAGGGFWLNVGALLLNLVVDGAILVKVMKEITKEARVQTAGLGFIWASFKHVGRSAPPTRLVFYEDLVAVTGALLAMIAVLITSLTTFEALDGVVTIVIGLLMIGVAFRVGYDNMVGLIGVAAPRDVAEKVAMIILSDKDVTDINHFRIIQEGRYYHVDAMIELRKGLTLADADDIKFRVQDKLISDPDITDVVIGIIEDNGVKDWTPESLNELAK, encoded by the coding sequence ATGGACCCCGAACCGGAACGAGAAAATTGGATTGAACTGATCAAGAAAGGGAACAAGTCGTCCGCTTTGGCGATGGTCGGCAATGCCTTTATTGCCGCTGCCAAGGGGATAGGCGCCGCCATGAGCGGCAGCGGAGCGATGTTTGCTTCCGCGATGCATTCTTTGGCGGACAGCATTAACCAAGGGTTTGTGTTTGCAGGCAGCGTCCTGGCGGAGAAAAAGCCTACCCGCCAATTTCCCACAGGCTTCGGACGCGTAATTAACATCTTCTGTATGGTTGCCGTCATTGTCGTAAGCATCATGGCTTATGAAACTATTCGTGAAGGATGGCATCTGGTTCAACATCCGGTTCAGGCCGGCGGCGGATTTTGGCTAAACGTCGGCGCATTGCTGCTTAACCTTGTCGTCGATGGCGCGATCTTGGTCAAAGTCATGAAGGAGATCACAAAAGAGGCCAGAGTTCAGACCGCCGGATTAGGATTTATTTGGGCGTCTTTTAAACATGTGGGCCGTTCAGCGCCGCCTACCCGGCTGGTGTTTTACGAAGACCTGGTTGCCGTTACGGGCGCATTATTAGCCATGATAGCGGTTTTGATTACATCCCTGACAACGTTCGAAGCTCTTGACGGAGTCGTGACCATCGTCATAGGTTTGTTGATGATCGGGGTTGCGTTCCGGGTGGGCTATGATAATATGGTTGGCCTGATCGGCGTAGCCGCCCCGCGAGATGTGGCGGAAAAAGTTGCGATGATCATCCTTTCGGATAAGGATGTTACGGACATCAACCATTTCCGGATTATCCAGGAAGGGCGATATTATCACGTCGATGCCATGATTGAGCTGCGTAAAGGATTGACTTTAGCCGATGCGGACGATATCAAATTCCGCGTTCAAGATAAATTGATTTCCGATCCGGATATAACGGACGTTGTCATCGGCATCATTGAGGACAACGGCGTGAAAGACTGGACACCCGAATCGCTGAACGAGCTTGCCAAATAA
- the yqfC gene encoding sporulation protein YqfC, protein MRSLSKKINNFTAKLLDLPQDVVMDLPRITMVGNVQVYIENHRGVLHFSSEHLKLALSKGQLEVFGKQLAIRAILSEEVFIEGVIHDIKYHP, encoded by the coding sequence ATGCGCAGCTTGTCGAAGAAAATCAACAACTTTACCGCAAAACTGCTAGACCTGCCTCAGGACGTGGTCATGGATCTGCCGCGCATCACGATGGTAGGCAATGTGCAGGTATACATCGAAAACCATCGCGGCGTCCTTCATTTTTCCAGCGAGCATTTGAAGCTGGCGTTGTCCAAGGGTCAGCTCGAGGTGTTCGGGAAACAGCTTGCCATCCGGGCCATTTTAAGCGAGGAAGTGTTCATCGAGGGCGTCATCCACGATATTAAATATCATCCGTAA